One Kitasatospora sp. MAP12-44 DNA segment encodes these proteins:
- a CDS encoding response regulator transcription factor — translation MTQSPERIRERIRVLIADDQPLVRRGLALILAPDPEFEVVAEASNGEQAVGLARRHRPDVVVMDIRMPVLDGVEATGQLARELPECRVLALSTFDLDEYVVAALRAGAYGFLPKDVSPEELLAAVRIVRTGEAAVAPRLLTRLISTYVTAPRRPTPTIPSLGELTPREVEVWRLLATGLDNGEIARALEISISTVKNYITSIFAKLSVRDRAQAVIAAYESGLVAAQPSNPARSAN, via the coding sequence ATGACGCAATCCCCGGAGCGGATCAGGGAGCGGATCAGGGTGCTGATCGCGGATGACCAGCCGCTGGTGCGGCGTGGCCTGGCACTGATCCTGGCCCCCGACCCGGAGTTCGAGGTGGTGGCCGAGGCTTCGAACGGCGAGCAGGCGGTCGGCCTCGCCCGCCGGCACCGGCCCGACGTCGTGGTGATGGACATCCGGATGCCGGTCCTCGACGGGGTCGAGGCAACCGGGCAACTCGCCCGGGAGCTGCCCGAGTGCCGGGTGCTGGCGCTGAGCACCTTCGACCTGGACGAGTACGTGGTCGCCGCGCTGCGCGCGGGTGCCTACGGGTTCCTGCCCAAGGACGTCTCCCCGGAGGAACTCCTCGCCGCGGTACGCATCGTGCGCACCGGCGAGGCCGCCGTGGCACCGCGCCTGCTGACCCGGCTGATCTCCACCTACGTCACCGCGCCCCGGCGCCCGACTCCTACGATCCCGAGCCTGGGCGAGCTGACGCCCCGCGAGGTCGAGGTGTGGCGCCTGCTCGCCACCGGGCTGGACAACGGCGAGATCGCCCGGGCACTGGAGATCAGCATCTCCACGGTCAAGAACTACATCACCAGCATCTTCGCCAAGCTGAGCGTGCGCGACCGCGCCCAAGCGGTGATCGCCGCCTACGAGTCCGGCCTGGTCGCGGCCCAGCCGTCCAACCCGGCCAGATCGGCGAACTGA
- a CDS encoding response regulator transcription factor yields the protein MTSPDAGEAVADSLVTLVIADDDEVTRSGLRTLLAAQPGIAVVGEAADGVEAVERARRLRPDVVLMDVRMPRRNGIEATRQLLAESPEPPKVVVITTFENDDYVTAALSAGASGFVLKRLPVRQIAQAVRVVAAGEAILFPAALRRMVAARPLGSAEALPRAALTGREEEVLRLMATGLSNPEIAQSLAVSLETVKTHVGNVLTKLGAQNRTHAVVIAYESGLVVPGRGADGRMVRFDD from the coding sequence ATGACCAGCCCCGACGCGGGCGAAGCCGTCGCCGACAGCCTCGTCACCCTCGTGATCGCGGACGACGACGAGGTGACCCGCAGCGGTCTGCGCACCCTGCTCGCGGCGCAGCCTGGGATCGCGGTGGTCGGGGAGGCCGCCGACGGCGTCGAGGCGGTCGAGCGGGCGCGGCGGCTGCGGCCGGACGTGGTCCTGATGGATGTGCGGATGCCGCGCCGCAACGGGATCGAGGCCACCCGGCAGCTGCTGGCCGAGTCGCCCGAACCGCCGAAGGTCGTGGTGATCACCACCTTCGAGAACGACGACTACGTCACCGCCGCGCTCAGCGCGGGGGCCAGCGGGTTCGTTCTCAAGCGGCTTCCGGTCCGCCAGATCGCCCAGGCGGTGCGGGTGGTGGCGGCGGGAGAGGCGATCCTCTTCCCGGCGGCGCTGCGCCGGATGGTCGCCGCCCGCCCGCTGGGCTCCGCCGAGGCGCTGCCCCGGGCGGCGCTGACGGGGCGTGAGGAGGAGGTGCTGCGGTTGATGGCCACCGGCCTGTCCAACCCGGAGATCGCGCAATCGCTCGCGGTCAGTCTGGAGACGGTGAAGACGCACGTCGGGAACGTGCTGACCAAGCTGGGCGCGCAGAACCGGACCCACGCGGTGGTGATCGCATATGAGTCCGGTCTGGTGGTCCCGGGGCGGGGAGCCGATGGTCGTATGGTGCGATTCGACGACTAA
- a CDS encoding histidine kinase has translation MIRGIRPLLRGSTYTGALFASCGALVSFPLLPFAMLPSLLLRRSAPYGVQAVLTLLVWAALIAVLGQARTTRRVLITCARRLLRVPLPDPVPAAPAPAAPAPAAPSAAPSGADRWRTPLWLLLHVALGWTAGLVSVLLLGAGLALPGDWTGAEGRVTLFGSTVRVTGGWSWVVALACLLLLPAVCAAVANALRWLAPRLLGPSSAERLALAAQREQLLAERNRLAHELHDSIGHTLTAATIQAAVAGEVLSADPVAARAALRSIEESTRAALEDLDYVLGVLREEESGTAPTRTLADLPELLDRLRHAGAVVQPELSGELAQVQGTLSRAAYRILQEGLTNALRHGAGGPIEVRVAAGSDGLALSVVNRTCAGTGPAAFPTSGHGLPGLAERVRLLHGELEAGPHGPQHWRLAVRLPVRLPA, from the coding sequence ATGATCAGGGGAATCCGGCCGCTGCTGCGCGGCTCCACGTACACGGGTGCACTGTTCGCCTCCTGCGGCGCGCTGGTGAGCTTTCCGCTGCTGCCGTTCGCCATGCTGCCGTCGCTGCTGCTCCGGCGATCGGCTCCGTACGGAGTTCAGGCTGTGCTGACCCTGCTGGTCTGGGCGGCACTGATCGCCGTGCTCGGGCAGGCCCGCACCACCCGGCGGGTGCTGATCACCTGCGCCCGTCGACTGCTGAGGGTGCCGCTGCCGGATCCCGTGCCCGCCGCTCCAGCCCCTGCCGCACCGGCCCCCGCTGCGCCGTCCGCAGCGCCGTCCGGTGCCGACCGCTGGCGGACACCGCTGTGGCTGCTGCTGCACGTGGCACTCGGGTGGACGGCCGGCCTGGTGAGCGTGCTGCTGCTCGGCGCGGGCCTGGCCCTGCCCGGGGATTGGACCGGCGCCGAGGGGCGGGTGACTCTGTTCGGCTCGACGGTGCGGGTGACGGGCGGCTGGAGCTGGGTGGTGGCGCTCGCCTGCCTGCTACTGCTGCCGGCGGTGTGTGCGGCGGTGGCGAACGCTCTGCGCTGGCTGGCGCCAAGGCTGTTGGGGCCCTCGTCCGCCGAGCGGCTCGCGCTGGCGGCCCAGCGGGAGCAGCTGCTGGCCGAACGCAACCGGCTGGCCCACGAGTTGCACGACTCGATCGGGCACACGCTGACAGCGGCCACGATCCAGGCCGCGGTGGCCGGCGAGGTGCTCTCGGCCGACCCGGTGGCGGCGCGGGCCGCCCTGCGCAGCATCGAGGAGTCGACCCGGGCCGCGCTGGAGGACCTAGACTACGTGCTGGGCGTGCTGCGCGAGGAGGAGTCGGGGACGGCGCCGACCCGGACCCTGGCCGACCTGCCCGAGCTGCTCGACCGCCTGCGGCACGCCGGGGCGGTGGTGCAGCCGGAGCTGTCGGGCGAGTTGGCGCAGGTCCAGGGGACGCTCTCCCGGGCGGCGTACCGGATCCTGCAGGAGGGGCTGACCAACGCGTTGCGGCACGGGGCGGGCGGTCCGATCGAGGTCCGGGTGGCGGCCGGCTCGGACGGGCTGGCGCTCAGCGTGGTCAACCGCACCTGCGCGGGGACGGGCCCGGCTGCCTTCCCGACGTCCGGGCACGGCCTGCCCGGGCTGGCCGAGCGCGTACGGCTGCTGCACGGTGAGCTCGAGGCCGGCCCGCACGGGCCGCAGCACTGGCGGTTGGCGGTCCGGCTGCCCGTACGGTTGCCGGCATGA
- a CDS encoding glycerophosphodiester phosphodiesterase, producing the protein MHPFLDHRGPLAFAHRGGALGHPENSLAAFSAAVALGYRYLETDVHVTADGVLVAFHDSRLDRVTDRAGTVGELPWRTVSEARIGGTEPIPLLEDLLGEFPRARFNIDVKAAPVVGPLVDVIRRTGAWDRVCVGGFSDTRLAAVRAAAGPRLATSLGPREVARLRLRSLAGPLLPGRAASWSGVCAQVPERHRGVRVVDGAFVRAAHRAGLQVHVWTVDDPARIRALLDLGVDGIMADRIDVLRDVLAERGCWTDGSTVIGTQ; encoded by the coding sequence ATGCACCCCTTCCTCGACCACCGAGGGCCGCTGGCCTTCGCTCACCGGGGAGGTGCTCTCGGCCATCCCGAGAACTCGCTCGCCGCGTTCTCGGCGGCCGTCGCCCTCGGCTACCGCTACCTGGAGACGGATGTGCACGTCACCGCGGACGGCGTGCTGGTGGCCTTCCACGACTCCCGCCTCGACCGGGTCACCGACCGGGCCGGAACCGTCGGCGAACTGCCCTGGCGCACGGTCAGCGAGGCCCGGATCGGTGGCACCGAGCCCATCCCGCTGCTGGAGGACCTGCTCGGTGAGTTCCCCCGAGCCCGTTTCAACATCGACGTCAAGGCCGCCCCGGTTGTCGGGCCGCTGGTCGACGTGATCCGCCGCACCGGCGCGTGGGACCGCGTCTGCGTCGGCGGATTCTCCGACACCCGCCTCGCCGCCGTCCGCGCCGCCGCCGGCCCCCGGCTGGCCACCTCGCTCGGCCCGCGCGAGGTGGCGCGGCTGCGGCTGCGCTCGCTGGCCGGGCCGCTGCTGCCGGGCCGAGCGGCGTCGTGGTCCGGGGTGTGCGCGCAGGTTCCGGAGCGGCACCGGGGCGTGCGGGTGGTCGACGGGGCCTTCGTGCGCGCCGCCCACCGCGCCGGCCTGCAGGTTCACGTCTGGACCGTGGACGACCCCGCACGGATACGGGCTCTCCTCGACCTGGGTGTGGATGGCATCATGGCCGATCGAATCGACGTCCTGCGCGACGTCCTCGCGGAGCGCGGCTGCTGGACCGACGGAAGCACGGTGATAGGAACCCAATGA
- a CDS encoding tail fiber domain-containing protein translates to MRVFRRRSGPADHVVPVRRSACAQENGAVENGAVAAVGAVNGYAILETVAALPVSTWRYLWEPEDVRHLGPMAQDWQAAFGFNQDDTRIPVVDGLGVTLVCVQALHRRVEELTAEVDRLREAASTGGAGGAGAVGPAEHEPAIQEAGHR, encoded by the coding sequence ATGCGGGTCTTCCGCCGCCGGTCCGGGCCGGCTGACCATGTCGTCCCGGTCCGGCGTTCGGCCTGCGCGCAGGAGAACGGCGCGGTGGAGAACGGCGCGGTGGCCGCGGTCGGCGCGGTCAACGGCTACGCGATCCTGGAGACCGTGGCCGCGCTGCCCGTCAGTACCTGGCGCTACCTCTGGGAGCCCGAGGACGTGCGGCACCTCGGGCCGATGGCCCAGGACTGGCAGGCCGCCTTCGGCTTCAACCAGGACGACACCAGGATCCCCGTCGTCGACGGCCTCGGCGTCACCCTGGTGTGCGTCCAGGCACTGCACCGCCGCGTGGAGGAACTCACGGCCGAGGTCGATCGCCTGCGCGAAGCCGCGAGCACCGGGGGAGCAGGGGGAGCCGGGGCAGTCGGACCTGCGGAACACGAGCCCGCGATCCAGGAGGCAGGACACCGATGA
- a CDS encoding serine/threonine-protein kinase: MKGRLVAGRYELATLIGQGGMGQVWKAHDHTLDRWVAVKLLQPNRMPAAEQDVELRRRFARECRVTAQVDHPGLVTVHDATVHDATGHGDNLYLVMQYVQGADLADHLAEHDPYPWPWAVAVAAQLCPILTAVHAVPAVHRDLKPRNIMVRPDGTLVVLDLGIAAVLNSDTTRLTLTGSPIGSPAYMAPEQAMDREVGPRTDLYSLGVILHELLSGTLPFAYSSALGVLHQHLHEPPPPLRRIRPEVPRALEELVLRLLAKDPRDRPDDAAEVYRALAPLLPGSAPTGPEDPGTPMDPTRPFRQPHAPWHGTPPLPRPSPQPPRPSAAAPPPAAPSTAALSPSRKADVAAAVEQAKLLLDAGRITQAVGVLGNALPAAVAVHGPGSPVVHMLRKQYATTLLEDGQCQAALPELRLLAEQRAASAGPNDPQALRFRVEAAQCLDQLGDHTSALAEYRLLLSELDRDAAADPSLALEVRHRTAQLLLATADHTGARTVLLRLLLDTERLYGPHHPLAAESRRTLEWLDRAAAG, encoded by the coding sequence GTGAAGGGCCGACTCGTCGCAGGCCGCTACGAGCTGGCGACGCTCATCGGGCAGGGCGGCATGGGCCAGGTGTGGAAGGCCCACGACCACACCCTCGACCGCTGGGTGGCCGTCAAGCTGCTGCAGCCCAACCGGATGCCCGCGGCGGAGCAGGACGTCGAACTGCGGCGGCGGTTCGCCCGGGAGTGCCGGGTCACCGCCCAGGTCGACCACCCGGGGCTGGTCACCGTGCACGACGCCACCGTGCACGACGCCACCGGCCACGGCGATAACCTCTACCTGGTGATGCAGTACGTCCAGGGTGCGGACCTGGCCGACCACCTCGCCGAGCACGACCCCTACCCCTGGCCGTGGGCCGTGGCCGTGGCGGCGCAGCTCTGCCCGATCCTGACCGCCGTGCACGCGGTGCCGGCCGTGCACCGCGACCTCAAGCCGCGCAACATCATGGTCCGCCCCGACGGCACCCTGGTGGTGCTCGACCTCGGGATCGCCGCCGTCCTGAACAGCGACACCACCCGGCTCACGCTGACCGGCTCACCCATCGGCAGCCCCGCCTACATGGCGCCGGAACAGGCCATGGACCGCGAGGTCGGCCCACGCACCGACCTCTACTCGCTCGGCGTGATCCTGCACGAACTGCTCAGCGGCACACTCCCGTTCGCCTACTCGTCGGCCCTCGGCGTGCTGCACCAGCACCTGCACGAGCCGCCCCCGCCGCTGCGCCGGATCCGCCCCGAGGTGCCGCGGGCGCTGGAGGAACTGGTCCTGCGGCTGCTCGCCAAGGACCCCCGGGACCGGCCCGACGACGCCGCGGAGGTCTACCGGGCGCTCGCCCCGCTGCTGCCCGGGTCGGCCCCGACCGGCCCCGAGGACCCCGGCACGCCGATGGACCCGACCCGGCCGTTCCGGCAACCGCACGCGCCCTGGCACGGCACGCCGCCGCTGCCCCGACCGTCGCCGCAGCCTCCGCGACCGTCGGCGGCGGCCCCGCCGCCCGCAGCCCCATCGACCGCAGCCCTGTCGCCCAGCCGCAAGGCCGATGTCGCCGCCGCCGTCGAGCAGGCCAAACTCCTGCTGGACGCGGGCCGGATCACCCAGGCCGTGGGCGTGCTCGGCAACGCGCTGCCCGCCGCCGTAGCGGTCCACGGACCTGGTTCACCCGTCGTCCACATGCTGCGCAAGCAGTACGCCACGACCCTGCTGGAGGACGGTCAGTGCCAGGCCGCGCTGCCCGAGTTGCGGCTGCTGGCCGAGCAACGCGCGGCCTCGGCCGGCCCGAACGACCCGCAGGCCCTGCGCTTCCGGGTCGAGGCCGCGCAGTGCCTCGACCAGCTCGGCGACCACACCTCGGCGCTCGCCGAGTACCGGCTGCTGCTGTCCGAGCTGGACCGGGACGCAGCCGCCGACCCGTCGCTCGCACTGGAGGTCCGCCACCGGACAGCGCAGCTGCTCCTTGCCACCGCCGACCACACCGGCGCCCGTACGGTGCTGCTCCGGCTGCTCCTGGACACCGAGCGGCTCTACGGCCCCCACCACCCGCTCGCCGCCGAATCCCGGCGCACGCTGGAGTGGTTGGACCGGGCCGCGGCCGGCTGA
- a CDS encoding 2OG-Fe(II) oxygenase, which yields MTTRQDTVARHDTVTGPPEAVDQRSPLSKDAIWRLPVTVCRITGFLGEQTAGALLERAIAAAGDTLKPSLIRDRELDPDIRRSRSCQDFAVPELLVAIDEVLESVEHTLGVNCRYTEPSYSLNVHNDGDFYRSHQDTTTEFAPRRLLTFVYYLHRTPRPFEGGALRMFDAALPLHTDTAGKWEERTWRDWEPEHDSIVFFRPTAWHEVRPVSCPSRQHADSRFAVNGWLCSPDPG from the coding sequence ATGACGACAAGGCAGGACACCGTGGCACGACACGACACCGTGACGGGACCGCCCGAGGCGGTGGACCAGCGGTCGCCGCTGTCCAAGGACGCGATCTGGCGGCTCCCGGTGACGGTCTGCCGGATCACCGGGTTCCTGGGCGAGCAGACGGCCGGCGCCCTGCTGGAGCGCGCCATCGCCGCCGCCGGCGACACCCTGAAGCCCTCCCTGATCCGAGACCGGGAGCTGGACCCCGACATCCGCCGCTCCCGCTCGTGCCAGGACTTCGCCGTGCCCGAGTTGCTGGTAGCCATCGATGAGGTGCTGGAGTCGGTCGAGCACACGCTGGGAGTCAACTGCCGGTACACCGAGCCGAGTTACAGCCTCAATGTGCACAACGACGGCGACTTCTACCGGTCGCACCAGGACACCACCACCGAGTTCGCCCCCCGCCGGCTGCTCACCTTCGTGTACTACCTGCATCGCACACCCCGGCCTTTCGAAGGGGGCGCGTTGCGGATGTTCGACGCGGCCCTGCCGCTGCACACCGACACGGCCGGGAAGTGGGAGGAGCGCACCTGGCGCGACTGGGAGCCCGAGCACGACAGCATCGTGTTCTTCCGACCCACCGCCTGGCACGAGGTACGGCCGGTCAGCTGCCCTAGCAGGCAGCACGCGGACAGCCGCTTCGCCGTCAACGGCTGGCTGTGCAGCCCCGATCCAGGCTGA
- a CDS encoding sensor histidine kinase: protein MAVGAVILDLAGYTLSGLDANQPISPLALILLVLPALPLLAQRRHPLTSLAAVLALGLTVNLSSPVSHHFGAAVVVALFTVARTQRGAVTAVAALACCALSLVGLGQRLPPPVGDLSGYLIAAALVVTAAVVFNRYQREVEIRRRLLADRAVASERRRIARELHDIVAHHITTMQLMAGGARANLGGDTEVVRDALTTLEGSGRMALREMRQLLDVLRAGDEPEEALAAPQPGTGDLARIVEESRLAGLPTEFTIRGEERPLPPSTGLAVYRIVQESLTNARKHASRAQVHVQLTYRPDRITVEVRDDGTGPGAGTPAGAGDPVGTAAGAAGRSGYGLIGMRERVALQGGSLVAGRLDGGGFRVAASLPLVPVEGEELLA from the coding sequence GTGGCCGTCGGGGCGGTCATCCTGGACCTGGCCGGCTACACGCTCAGCGGCCTGGACGCGAACCAGCCGATCTCACCGCTCGCGCTGATCCTCCTCGTGCTCCCGGCCCTGCCGCTGCTCGCCCAGCGTCGCCACCCGCTGACCTCGCTGGCAGCCGTGCTGGCCCTGGGCCTGACGGTGAATCTGAGCTCCCCGGTGTCCCACCACTTCGGCGCCGCCGTGGTGGTCGCCCTGTTCACCGTCGCCCGTACGCAGCGCGGCGCGGTGACCGCGGTGGCGGCCCTCGCCTGCTGCGCCCTGTCGCTCGTGGGCCTGGGACAGCGGCTGCCCCCGCCGGTCGGCGATCTGTCGGGCTACCTGATCGCGGCCGCGCTGGTCGTCACCGCGGCCGTTGTCTTCAACCGCTACCAGCGCGAGGTGGAGATCCGGCGCCGGCTGCTGGCCGACCGTGCGGTGGCCAGTGAACGCCGGCGGATAGCCCGGGAGTTGCACGACATCGTGGCCCACCACATCACCACCATGCAGCTGATGGCCGGTGGCGCCAGGGCCAACCTCGGCGGTGACACCGAGGTGGTGCGCGACGCGCTGACCACTCTGGAGGGCTCCGGGCGGATGGCGCTGCGCGAGATGCGCCAACTGCTCGACGTGCTGCGGGCCGGCGACGAGCCGGAGGAGGCGCTCGCGGCGCCGCAGCCCGGCACCGGCGACCTGGCCCGCATCGTCGAGGAGTCCCGACTGGCCGGTCTGCCCACCGAGTTCACCATCCGCGGCGAGGAGCGGCCGCTGCCGCCGAGCACCGGCCTCGCGGTCTACCGGATCGTCCAGGAGTCGCTCACCAACGCCCGCAAACACGCCAGCCGGGCGCAGGTGCACGTCCAACTGACGTACCGCCCGGACCGGATCACCGTCGAAGTGCGGGACGACGGCACGGGCCCGGGGGCCGGCACCCCGGCGGGCGCGGGCGACCCGGTGGGGACGGCCGCCGGGGCCGCGGGCCGGTCCGGGTACGGTCTGATCGGTATGCGGGAGCGCGTCGCGCTGCAGGGCGGCAGCCTGGTGGCCGGCCGGCTCGACGGCGGCGGCTTCCGGGTGGCGGCCAGCCTGCCGCTGGTCCCGGTCGAAGGAGAGGAACTGCTGGCATGA
- a CDS encoding N-6 DNA methylase, with translation MPESRTEVTAAGIARFAGVGRAAVSNWRRRHADFPKPVGGTDASPVFELAEVERWLREQGKLDQVPLRERVWQQVERDPDGAATALRLVGATLLLHDRPAQWQRLLTADAALGHELPQALAAALRSRLGEDHAVPVPADPELTERPTLLRGAAQLAEELGPRQAYEFLLGRHLEAGHRQYTLTPAPLCELMAELAGPAQLLLDPACGFGGLLATVGPGATAAGQEADPDLAALTALRLALHADGPARIRVGDSLRADAHPGLHADVVLCHPPFNDRSWGHEDLAYDTRWEYGLPPRTESELAWVQHALAHLRENGTAVLLMPPAAASRKSGRRIRADLLRRGALRAVVALPAGAAPPYGVPLHLWVLRRPAADAPQPHRLLVVNVADRADGRDNPPWPELYSTVLEHWHAFDREGSAAQQPGVSRTIPLVELLDDDVDVTPARHLPVRAAGSGETALSEVSDRLTSALRRTAELAPAAGVQRAPAHWALTSLGELARTEALLMRTGGAGAGSGGGPPVLTEHDVVSGGAPSGTLPEGEDEEPVLTRVGDVVIPVLSRGTAARVIDEATAGAALGRNLYLLRPDPATLDPWFLAGFLRGTANTRQASSFTSSATRLDVRRLQVPRLPLADQRRYGERFRAVAAFEDASRLAAGLGESLVQGLYDGLTDGSISPS, from the coding sequence GTGCCGGAGAGCAGGACCGAAGTCACCGCCGCCGGGATCGCACGGTTCGCCGGGGTCGGTCGCGCCGCGGTCAGCAACTGGCGGCGCAGGCATGCCGACTTCCCCAAGCCGGTCGGCGGCACCGACGCCAGTCCGGTCTTCGAGCTGGCCGAGGTCGAGCGGTGGCTGCGCGAGCAGGGCAAGCTCGACCAGGTGCCGCTGCGCGAGCGGGTCTGGCAGCAGGTCGAGCGGGATCCGGACGGAGCGGCGACCGCCCTGCGCCTGGTCGGGGCCACCCTGCTGCTGCACGATCGGCCGGCCCAGTGGCAGCGGCTGCTCACCGCGGACGCCGCCCTCGGCCACGAGTTGCCCCAGGCACTCGCAGCGGCGCTCCGCTCCCGCCTGGGCGAGGACCACGCGGTGCCCGTGCCCGCGGATCCCGAGCTGACCGAGCGTCCGACCCTGCTGCGCGGCGCCGCACAGCTCGCGGAGGAACTCGGTCCCCGCCAGGCGTACGAGTTCCTGCTGGGGCGTCACCTGGAAGCCGGGCACCGCCAGTACACGCTGACCCCGGCACCGCTCTGCGAGCTGATGGCCGAACTCGCGGGCCCGGCCCAACTGTTGCTGGACCCGGCCTGCGGCTTCGGCGGCCTGCTCGCCACCGTCGGCCCCGGCGCCACCGCGGCCGGCCAGGAAGCCGATCCCGACCTGGCGGCGCTCACCGCGCTGCGCCTCGCGCTGCATGCCGACGGCCCCGCGCGGATCAGGGTGGGCGACAGCCTGCGCGCCGACGCGCACCCGGGCCTGCACGCGGACGTCGTCCTGTGCCACCCGCCGTTCAACGACCGTTCCTGGGGGCACGAGGATCTCGCCTACGACACCCGGTGGGAGTACGGGCTGCCGCCGCGGACCGAGTCCGAACTGGCCTGGGTGCAGCACGCCCTGGCCCATCTGCGCGAGAACGGCACCGCCGTGCTGCTGATGCCGCCCGCCGCCGCCTCCCGCAAGTCGGGCCGGCGGATCCGGGCGGACCTGCTGCGCCGCGGGGCGCTGCGGGCGGTCGTCGCGCTGCCCGCGGGAGCGGCACCGCCGTACGGAGTCCCGCTGCACCTGTGGGTGCTGCGCCGCCCCGCAGCGGACGCGCCGCAGCCGCACCGGCTGCTGGTGGTGAACGTCGCCGACCGGGCGGACGGCCGGGACAATCCGCCCTGGCCGGAGCTGTACAGCACGGTGCTGGAGCACTGGCACGCCTTCGACCGCGAGGGCTCGGCGGCGCAGCAGCCCGGAGTCAGCCGGACCATCCCGCTGGTCGAGCTGCTGGACGACGACGTGGACGTGACCCCGGCCCGGCACCTGCCGGTACGCGCGGCAGGCTCGGGCGAGACGGCACTGAGCGAGGTGAGCGACCGCCTGACCAGCGCCCTGCGCCGCACCGCGGAGCTGGCTCCGGCGGCCGGCGTCCAGCGCGCACCGGCGCACTGGGCGCTCACGAGCCTGGGCGAACTGGCCAGGACGGAGGCCCTGTTGATGCGCACCGGCGGCGCCGGAGCCGGCTCGGGCGGCGGTCCGCCGGTGCTGACCGAGCACGACGTCGTGTCGGGCGGCGCCCCCTCCGGCACGCTGCCCGAGGGCGAGGATGAGGAGCCGGTGCTCACCCGGGTCGGGGACGTGGTGATCCCGGTGCTCAGCCGGGGTACGGCGGCCCGCGTGATCGACGAGGCCACAGCGGGCGCGGCGCTGGGCCGCAACCTGTACCTGCTGCGCCCGGACCCGGCCACCCTGGACCCGTGGTTCCTCGCCGGGTTCCTGCGCGGTACCGCGAACACCCGGCAGGCCAGCAGCTTCACCTCGTCCGCAACCCGGCTGGACGTCCGCCGGCTGCAGGTGCCCCGGCTGCCACTGGCCGACCAGCGGCGCTACGGCGAGCGGTTCCGTGCCGTCGCCGCCTTCGAGGACGCGTCGCGGCTGGCCGCCGGGCTCGGCGAGTCGCTCGTCCAGGGCCTCTACGACGGGCTGACGGACGGGAGCATCAGCCCGTCCTGA
- a CDS encoding terpene synthase family protein codes for MGARTWLVEHGLHSEPDVYLGHGYVGLCLRAWPGASGAPLQLAVEWALLTWRLDDVLDSELREAAPLDVGGFVGRLVDMVEGSEPVTPEDHPAVRALADLVERTREVMPGDWWGRYRKHLVAWVEAAHGKLVGFVQPGRVPTLREYMVIRPPDGGMVLAAMWTELAQQVVTPDWNSPLVQSLLAAFSACGYLANDLAAGSGDTFTALDALARTEGLPPDAAREKVREQLHAEERRFWWLRCALREYSDEARPSIARDGLIEDTARFAMHLDAFRHALREWTAASSRYVPAAREGREAVAHRLRRTVVGRHQETDGG; via the coding sequence GTGGGGGCCCGGACGTGGCTGGTGGAGCATGGGCTTCACTCGGAGCCGGATGTCTATCTCGGGCATGGGTATGTCGGGTTGTGTCTGCGGGCGTGGCCGGGTGCTTCGGGTGCGCCGCTGCAACTGGCGGTGGAGTGGGCGTTGTTGACGTGGCGGCTGGATGACGTGTTGGACAGCGAGTTGCGGGAGGCGGCGCCGCTGGACGTGGGCGGGTTCGTTGGGCGTCTGGTGGACATGGTGGAGGGGAGTGAGCCGGTCACCCCCGAGGATCATCCCGCTGTGCGGGCGCTTGCTGATCTGGTGGAGCGGACGCGGGAGGTGATGCCGGGGGACTGGTGGGGCCGGTATCGAAAGCATCTGGTTGCTTGGGTCGAGGCGGCGCACGGGAAGTTGGTCGGGTTTGTGCAGCCGGGCCGGGTGCCGACGCTGCGGGAGTACATGGTGATCCGACCGCCGGATGGGGGGATGGTGCTGGCCGCGATGTGGACCGAGCTGGCGCAGCAGGTGGTCACCCCGGACTGGAACAGTCCGTTGGTGCAGTCGTTGTTGGCGGCGTTCTCGGCGTGCGGGTACCTGGCCAATGATTTGGCGGCGGGCTCGGGCGACACATTCACCGCGCTGGATGCGCTGGCCCGCACCGAGGGCTTGCCGCCCGACGCCGCTCGGGAGAAGGTGCGCGAGCAACTGCACGCGGAGGAGCGGCGGTTCTGGTGGCTGCGCTGCGCGCTGCGGGAGTACTCCGACGAGGCGCGCCCGTCGATCGCGCGGGACGGCCTGATCGAGGACACCGCCCGGTTCGCGATGCACCTCGACGCGTTCCGGCACGCGCTGCGCGAGTGGACGGCGGCCAGCTCCCGGTATGTGCCGGCGGCGCGGGAGGGGCGGGAGGCGGTCGCGCACCGGCTGCGCCGGACCGTCGTCGGTCGGCATCAGGAGACTGATGGTGGATGA